A genomic region of Macaca thibetana thibetana isolate TM-01 chromosome 14, ASM2454274v1, whole genome shotgun sequence contains the following coding sequences:
- the TIGD3 gene encoding tigger transposable element-derived protein 3, with amino-acid sequence MELSSKKKLHALSLAEKIQVLELLDESKMSQSEVARRFQVSQPQISRICKNKEKLLADWCSGTANRERKRKRESKYSGIDEALLCWYHIARAKAWDVTGPMLLHKAKELADIMGQDFVPSIGWLVRWKRRNNVGFGARHVLAPSFPPEPPPPGLTSQAQLPLSLKDFSPEDVFGCAELPLLYRAVPGNLGACDQVQVLLCANSRGTEKRRVLLGGLQAAPRCFFGVRSEALPASYHPDLGVPWLEWLAQFDQDMGQQGRQVALLLAARVVEGLAGLPGLYHVKLLPLAASSTTPPLPSSVVRAFKAHYRHRLLSKLAAIQSDRDGTSLAEAAAGITVLDVLHVASAAWAKVPPQLIFSSFVQEGLAPGKTPPSSHKASEMPPVPGGLSLEEFSRFVDLEGEEPGPGVCKEETGTEDEERDREGAFEPPPTKADALRALGTLRRWFECNSTSPELFEKFYDCEEEVERLCCL; translated from the coding sequence ATGGAGCTGAGCAGCAAGAAGAAGCTTCACGCCCTGTCCCTGGCCGAGAAGATCCAGGTGCTGGAACTTCTGGATGAGTCCAAGATGTCCCAGTCGGAGGTGGCCCGGCGCTTCCAGGTTTCCCAGCCCCAGATCTCGCGCATCTGCAAGAATAAGGAGAAGCTGCTGGCGGACTGGTGCAGCGGCACAGCCAACCGAGAGCGCAAGCGCAAGCGGGAGTCCAAGTACAGCGGGATCGACGAGGCTCTGCTCTGCTGGTACCACATTGCCCGGGCCAAGGCCTGGGACGTGACGGGGCCCATGCTGCTCCACAAAGCCAAGGAGCTGGCCGATATCATGGGCCAGGACTTCGTGCCCAGCATCGGCTGGCTGGTCCGCTGGAAACGCCGAAACAACGTCGGCTTTGGGGCCCGCCATGTTCTTGCTCCTTCATTCCCCCCTGAGCCACCTCCCCCAGGCCTCACATCCCAGGCTCAGCTGCCTCTTTCCCTAAAAGACTTCTCTCCAGAGGACGTGTTTGGCTGTGCTGAATTGCCCTTACTGTATCGGGCAGTGCCTGGCAATTTGGGTGCATGTGATCAAGTACAGGTGCTGCTGTGTGCCAACAGCAGGGGCACTGAGAAGAGGCGAGTATTGCTGGGGGGGCTCCAGGCTGCCCCGAGATGCTTCTTTGGGGTCCGCAGTGAGGCTCTGCCTGCCTCCTACCACCCTGACCTGGGCGTCCCCTGGTTAGAGTGGTTGGCACAGTTTGACCAGGACATGGGACAGCAGGGCCGACAGGTGGCTTTGCTGCTGGCTGCCCGAGTGGTGGAGGGACTGGCAGGCCTGCCTGGGCTCTACCACGTGAAGCTCTTGCCTCTGGCCGCCTCTAGCACCACGCCTCCCCTGCCCAGCTCAGTGGTCCGGGCCTTTAAGGCCCATTACCGACACCGGCTGTTGAGCAAACTGGCTGCCATCCAAAGCGACAGGGATGGCACCTCGCTGGCTGAGGCCGCGGCGGGCATCACCGTGCTGGACGTCTTGCACGTGGCGTCTGCCGCCTGGGCCAAGGTGCCGCCTCAGCTCATTTTCAGCAGCTTCGTTCAGGAAGGGCTGGCTCCCGGCAAAACGCCCCCGTCCTCGCACAAAGCCTCTGAGATGCCACCAGTTCCCGGCGGGCTGAGCCTAGAGGAGTTTTCCCGCTTTGTGGACCTGGAGGGTgaggagccagggcctggagtgTGTAAAGAGGAGACAGGCACCGAAGAcgaggagagggacagagagggtGCCTTTGAGCCCCCGCCCACGAAAGCTGATGCCCTCCGGGCCCTGGGCACCTTGAGGAGGTGGTTTGAGTGCAACAGCACTTCTCCTGAGCTGTTTGAAAAATTCTACGACTGTGAGGAGGAGGTGGAGCGGCTTTGCTGCCTATGA
- the DPF2 gene encoding zinc finger protein ubi-d4 isoform X1 has translation MAAVVENVVKLLGEQYYKDAMEQCHNYNARLCAERSVRLPFLDSQTGVAQSNCYIWMEKRHRGPGLASGQLYSYPARRWRKKRRAHPPEDPRLSFPSIKPDTDQTLKKEGLISQDGSSLEALLRTDPLEKRGAPDPRVDDDSLGEFPVTNSRARKRILEPDDFLDDLDDEDYEEDTPKRRGKGKSKGKGVGSARKKLDASILEDRDKPYACDICGKRYKNRPGLSYHYAHSHLAEEEGEDKEDSQPPTPVSQRSEEQKSKKGPDGLALPNNYCDFCLGDSKINKKTGQPEELVSCSDCGRSGHPSCLQFTPVMMAAVKTYRWQCIECKCCNICGTSENDDQLLFCDDCDRGYHMYCLTPSMSEPPEGSWSCHLCLDLLKEKASIYQNQNSS, from the exons CCTTGGGGAGCAGTACTACAAAGATGCCATGGAGCAGTGCCACAATTACAATGCTCGCCTCTGTGCTGAGCGCAGCGTGCGCCTGCCTTTCTTGGACTCACAGACCGGAGTAGCCCAGAGCAATTGTTACATCTGGATGGAAAAGCGACACCGGGGTCCAG GATTGGCCTCTGGACAGCTGTACTCCTACCCTGCCCGGCGCTGGCGGAAAAAGCGGCGAGCCCATCCGCCTGAGGATCCACGACTTTCCTTCCCATCTATTAAGCCAG ACACAGACCAAACCCTGAAGAAGGAGGGGCTGATCTCTCAGGATGGCAGTAGTTTAGAGGCTCTGTTGCGCACTGACCCCCTGGAGAAGCGAGGCGCCCCGGATCCCCGAGTTGATGATGACAGCCTGGGCGAGTTTCCTGTGACCAACAGTCGAGCGCGAAAG CGGATCCTAGAACCAGATGACTTCCTGGATGACCTCGATGATGAAGACTATGAAGAAGATACTCCCAAGCGTCGGGGAAAGGGGAAATCCAAG GGTAAGGGTGTGGGCAGTGCCCGTAAGAAGCTGGATGCTTCCATCCTGGAGGACCGGGATAAACCGTATGCCTGTGACA TTTGTGGAAAACGTTACAAGAACCGACCAGGCCTCAGTTACCACTATGCCCACTCCCACTTGGCTGAGGAGGAGGGCGAGGACAAGGAAGACTCCCAGCCACCCACTCCTGTTTCCCAGAGGTCTGAGGAGCAGAAAT CCAAAAAGGGTCCTGATGGATTGGCCTTGCCCAACAACTACTGTGACTTCTGCCTGGGGGACTCAAAGATTAACAAGAAGACGGGACAACCCGAGGAGCTGGTGTCCTGTTCTGACTGTGGCCGCTCAG GGCATCCATCTTGCCTCCAGTTTACCCCCGTGATGATGGCGGCAGTGAAGACGTACCGCTGGCAGTGCATCGAGTGCAAATGTTGCAACATCTGCGGCACCTCTGAGAATGAC GACCAGCTGCTCTTCTGTGATGACTGCGATCGTGGCTACCACATGTACTGTCTCACCCCGTCCATGTCTGAGCCCCCTGAAG GAAGTTGGAGCTGCCATCTATGTCTGGACCTGTTGAAGGAGAAAGCTTCCATCTACCAGAACCAGAACTCCTCTTGA
- the DPF2 gene encoding zinc finger protein ubi-d4 isoform X2, with translation MAAVVENVVKLLGEQYYKDAMEQCHNYNARLCAERSVRLPFLDSQTGVAQSNCYIWMEKRHRGPGLASGQLYSYPARRWRKKRRAHPPEDPRLSFPSIKPDTDQTLKKEGLISQDGSSLEALLRTDPLEKRGAPDPRVDDDSLGEFPVTNSRARKRILEPDDFLDDLDDEDYEEDTPKRRGKGKSKGKGVGSARKKLDASILEDRDKPYACDNSFKQKHTSKAPQRVCGKRYKNRPGLSYHYAHSHLAEEEGEDKEDSQPPTPVSQRSEEQKSKKGPDGLALPNNYCDFCLGDSKINKKTGQPEELVSCSDCGRSGHPSCLQFTPVMMAAVKTYRWQCIECKCCNICGTSENDDQLLFCDDCDRGYHMYCLTPSMSEPPEGSWSCHLCLDLLKEKASIYQNQNSS, from the exons CCTTGGGGAGCAGTACTACAAAGATGCCATGGAGCAGTGCCACAATTACAATGCTCGCCTCTGTGCTGAGCGCAGCGTGCGCCTGCCTTTCTTGGACTCACAGACCGGAGTAGCCCAGAGCAATTGTTACATCTGGATGGAAAAGCGACACCGGGGTCCAG GATTGGCCTCTGGACAGCTGTACTCCTACCCTGCCCGGCGCTGGCGGAAAAAGCGGCGAGCCCATCCGCCTGAGGATCCACGACTTTCCTTCCCATCTATTAAGCCAG ACACAGACCAAACCCTGAAGAAGGAGGGGCTGATCTCTCAGGATGGCAGTAGTTTAGAGGCTCTGTTGCGCACTGACCCCCTGGAGAAGCGAGGCGCCCCGGATCCCCGAGTTGATGATGACAGCCTGGGCGAGTTTCCTGTGACCAACAGTCGAGCGCGAAAG CGGATCCTAGAACCAGATGACTTCCTGGATGACCTCGATGATGAAGACTATGAAGAAGATACTCCCAAGCGTCGGGGAAAGGGGAAATCCAAG GGTAAGGGTGTGGGCAGTGCCCGTAAGAAGCTGGATGCTTCCATCCTGGAGGACCGGGATAAACCGTATGCCTGTGACA aTAGTTTCAAACAAAAGCATACCTCGAAAGCGCCCCAGAGAG TTTGTGGAAAACGTTACAAGAACCGACCAGGCCTCAGTTACCACTATGCCCACTCCCACTTGGCTGAGGAGGAGGGCGAGGACAAGGAAGACTCCCAGCCACCCACTCCTGTTTCCCAGAGGTCTGAGGAGCAGAAAT CCAAAAAGGGTCCTGATGGATTGGCCTTGCCCAACAACTACTGTGACTTCTGCCTGGGGGACTCAAAGATTAACAAGAAGACGGGACAACCCGAGGAGCTGGTGTCCTGTTCTGACTGTGGCCGCTCAG GGCATCCATCTTGCCTCCAGTTTACCCCCGTGATGATGGCGGCAGTGAAGACGTACCGCTGGCAGTGCATCGAGTGCAAATGTTGCAACATCTGCGGCACCTCTGAGAATGAC GACCAGCTGCTCTTCTGTGATGACTGCGATCGTGGCTACCACATGTACTGTCTCACCCCGTCCATGTCTGAGCCCCCTGAAG GAAGTTGGAGCTGCCATCTATGTCTGGACCTGTTGAAGGAGAAAGCTTCCATCTACCAGAACCAGAACTCCTCTTGA